The Arachis duranensis cultivar V14167 chromosome 2, aradu.V14167.gnm2.J7QH, whole genome shotgun sequence genome has a window encoding:
- the LOC107472684 gene encoding phosphatidylcholine:diacylglycerol cholinephosphotransferase 1 yields MDGGAPTFSADSAAAAATIAKTETQTPALANGTVKRRNGGNNRTEEAANGVKVMAAKKALHYYSYSRPSFLKWRLQDAVHVATHHWMPCLFAVGLLFFMAVEYTLRMVPPSSPPFDLGFIATRSLHHLLQDSPNLNTGLAFLNTVFVGMQMIYIMGAWLIEGRPRATISALFMFTCRGILGYSTQLPLPQGFLGSGVDFPVGNVSFFLFFSGHVAGSVIASLDMRRMKRQELAWLFDVLNLLQAVRLLGTRGHYTIDLAVGVGAGILFDSLAGKYEEFSHTKLLSRNLCEKVQCC; encoded by the exons ATGGACGGTGGTGCACCCACTTTCTCTGCTGATTCCGCCGCCGCAGCCGCCACCATAGCTAAGACAGAGACACAAACACCAGCATTAGCTAACGGAACCGTTAAGCGAAGGAACGGCGGTAATAACCGAACGGAAGAAGCAGCTAACGGCGTTAAAGTGATGGCAGCGAAGAAGGCGTTGCATTACTATTCTTACTCTCGACCCTCGTTCTTGAAGTGGAGACTGCAGGATGCTGTACACGTGGCGACACACCATTGGATGCCGTGTTTGTTCGCGGTGGGGTTGCTGTTCTTCATGGCCGTGGAGTACACGCTCCGAATGgttcctccttcttctcctccgtTTGATTTAGGGTTCATCGCCACGCGCTCACTCCACCACCTGCTTCAAGATTCTCCTAATCTCAACACCGGTTTGGCCTTCCTCAATACG GTATTTGTAGGAATGCAAATGATTTATATCATGGGGGCATGGTTGATTGAAGGAAGACCAAGAGCAACGATCTCAGCACTATTCATGTTCACATGTCGTGGGATTTTGGGTTATTCCACACAGCTTCCATTGCCACAG GGGTTTCTGGGTTCCGGGGTGGATTTCCCCGTTGGGAACGTAtcgttcttcttgttcttctctGGCCACGTGGCGGGATCAGTGATCGCGTCACTGGACATGAGGAGAATGAAGAGGCAGGAGCTGGCGTGGTTGTTCGACGTGCTGAATTTGTTGCAAGCAGTGAGGTTGTTAGGGACAAGGGGCCATTACACCATTGATTTGGCAGTTGGTGTTGGTGCTGGGATTCTCTTTGATTCTCTTGCAGGCAAGTACGAGGAGTTTAGCCACACCAAGTTATTAAGCCGAAATTTGTGTGAAAAAGTGCAATGttgttga